From a region of the Aeoliella mucimassa genome:
- a CDS encoding M24 family metallopeptidase, which yields MPDTVTLLAGVPDTNRTLFHQIRFAVGDAAAYLGNLPPEGKSLLIIRDLEMQRARAHAQADQVACPADFSPAGGLSGDRDVATAQAVVELLTQRGVKQVKTDRSLPFLFAAKLLQAGIEVNLDDDLGVKSRRVKSADEIAALEHAQQITGQVMTKACRWIATADVDSQGQLLQEGQILTSERVRRQITSWLIDLGFANPHDSIVASLPHVADCHHKGTGPIRTGCPVVVDIFPLDTESHYNGDCTRTVVHGTASEEFIRMHAAVQAAKQAAIDALKPGTTGDAVHQATVASLAEHGYRYVPASEERELETPVMNHGTGHGIGLDVHEPILLSTDGEEILAGEVFTVEPGLYSSVHGGVRIEDMVHVTADGPVTLSPLYEGYDWLEVE from the coding sequence ATGCCTGATACCGTTACGCTGCTCGCTGGTGTCCCTGATACCAATCGCACCCTGTTTCACCAGATTCGCTTTGCCGTGGGCGACGCCGCGGCTTACCTCGGCAATTTGCCTCCCGAAGGCAAGTCGCTACTGATCATCCGCGACCTGGAAATGCAGCGAGCACGAGCACACGCCCAGGCCGACCAGGTCGCCTGTCCGGCCGACTTTTCCCCGGCCGGCGGACTGTCGGGCGACCGCGACGTAGCCACCGCCCAGGCGGTGGTCGAGCTGCTTACGCAGCGCGGCGTGAAGCAAGTGAAGACCGATCGCTCGCTGCCATTCCTGTTTGCCGCTAAGTTGCTGCAAGCTGGCATCGAAGTGAACCTGGACGACGACCTCGGCGTGAAGTCGCGCCGGGTGAAGTCGGCCGACGAGATTGCCGCGCTGGAGCACGCACAGCAAATCACCGGACAGGTCATGACCAAGGCCTGTCGGTGGATCGCGACCGCGGATGTCGATTCGCAGGGGCAGCTCCTTCAAGAGGGGCAGATTTTAACTAGCGAGCGAGTCCGGCGTCAGATCACTAGCTGGCTGATTGATCTGGGGTTCGCGAATCCTCACGACTCGATCGTCGCCAGCTTGCCGCACGTGGCCGATTGCCATCACAAAGGCACTGGGCCGATTCGTACCGGTTGCCCGGTGGTGGTCGACATTTTTCCGCTCGACACCGAGTCGCACTACAACGGCGACTGCACCCGCACGGTGGTGCATGGCACCGCTTCGGAGGAGTTCATTCGCATGCACGCAGCGGTTCAGGCGGCCAAGCAGGCAGCGATCGACGCGCTGAAGCCTGGCACAACCGGCGATGCTGTCCACCAGGCGACGGTCGCCTCGTTGGCTGAGCATGGCTATCGCTACGTACCAGCGAGCGAAGAACGCGAGCTGGAAACGCCCGTCATGAACCACGGCACCGGCCACGGCATCGGCCTCGACGTGCACGAACCGATCTTGCTATCGACCGATGGCGAGGAGATTCTCGCCGGCGAGGTGTTCACCGTGGAGCCTGGCCTGTACTCCTCGGTGCATGGCGGCGTGCGGATCGAAGACATGGTGCACGTGACCGCAGACGGCCCGGTGACGCTCTCGCCGCTCTACGAAGGCTACGACTGGCTCGAAGTAGAATAG
- the nadA gene encoding quinolinate synthase NadA, with translation MPTVSLAHELKPYKSLSNEELYERIATIKRELGDRLLILGHHYQQDEVVELADLRGDSYQLSQLAADSDDCRVIAFCGVHFMAETADILANRPEKLAERSGERVNVILPDMAAGCSMADMAAIEQIEDAWDELGEVIDTDDITPVTYINSAASLKAFVGRHGGIVCTSSNAKAALEWAFARRSRVMFFPDQHLGRNTSLGMDITNDQMPVWDPFASELGGNTEEALKQSKVILWKGHCSVHQMFRPEHVEMFREKHPGIKILVHPECPQDVFELADEYGSTGKIIQTVKNAPAGSKWAIGTELHLVNRLKQQHPEQEIHFLSPVVCMCATMYRIDLAHLAWSLENYRDGTPTNLIEVDDETAKWSLVALQRMLEVK, from the coding sequence ATGCCTACTGTTTCGCTTGCTCACGAACTGAAACCCTACAAATCGCTCTCCAACGAGGAGCTGTACGAGCGGATCGCGACCATCAAACGCGAACTGGGCGATCGGCTGCTGATTCTTGGGCATCATTACCAGCAGGATGAAGTGGTGGAGCTGGCCGACCTGCGGGGCGACAGCTACCAGCTCTCGCAGCTTGCAGCGGATAGCGACGATTGCCGAGTGATTGCGTTTTGCGGCGTGCACTTCATGGCCGAGACGGCCGACATCCTGGCGAACCGCCCCGAGAAGCTCGCCGAGCGATCTGGTGAGCGGGTAAACGTGATCCTGCCCGACATGGCCGCCGGGTGTTCGATGGCCGACATGGCTGCGATCGAGCAGATTGAAGACGCGTGGGACGAACTCGGCGAAGTGATTGATACCGACGACATTACGCCGGTCACTTACATCAACTCGGCAGCCAGCCTCAAGGCGTTTGTCGGTCGTCATGGCGGGATTGTTTGCACCAGTAGCAACGCGAAGGCCGCGCTCGAGTGGGCGTTCGCCCGCCGGTCGCGGGTGATGTTCTTCCCCGACCAGCACCTGGGACGCAATACCTCGCTCGGCATGGATATCACGAACGACCAGATGCCGGTGTGGGATCCGTTTGCGAGCGAGCTAGGTGGCAACACCGAGGAAGCGCTGAAGCAATCGAAGGTCATCCTGTGGAAAGGCCATTGCAGCGTGCACCAGATGTTCCGCCCGGAACACGTGGAGATGTTCCGCGAAAAGCACCCTGGCATCAAAATCCTCGTGCACCCCGAATGTCCGCAGGATGTGTTTGAACTGGCCGACGAATACGGCTCGACCGGCAAGATCATCCAGACCGTGAAAAACGCTCCGGCTGGCTCGAAGTGGGCCATCGGCACCGAACTGCACTTGGTGAATCGCTTGAAGCAGCAGCACCCCGAGCAGGAGATTCACTTCCTGTCGCCGGTGGTTTGCATGTGCGCAACGATGTACCGCATCGACCTGGCGCACCTGGCGTGGAGTCTCGAAAACTACCGCGACGGAACGCCGACCAACCTGATTGAAGTCGACGACGAAACCGCGAAGTGGAGCCTGGTAGCTTTGCAGCGCATGCTGGAGGTCAAATAA
- a CDS encoding DUF1570 domain-containing protein, translated as MLPTAFPTCLILAMLLLAPARAWSDEPTDSEPQPAVRVTFSDKDEQRTITGRVIVQDQEGGMLLEGQDGRRWVIEAANVLNREVLAAEFTPLTHDQLAEQTLAELPEGFSVHTTPHYVVCFNTSRAFAQWTSSLLERLHRAFTNYWENQGFEVREPEFPLVVIIYATADQYREASREELGSAAGSVIGYYNMLSNHVTMYDLTGAEAMRGDDAGRGSLKEINRMLTQPAAVPLVATVVHEATHQIAFNCGLQERLAEMPLWLVEGMAVYFEAPDLSSSRGWRGIGKVNYPRLRTFKQNMTTTRRLSVADMVADDKRFRESRTAVDAYADAWALNYYLIRYQPDQYVSYIQAMSKKLPLLPETPEARREEFQKHFGDIDDLERDFLKRMSRLK; from the coding sequence ATGCTTCCAACTGCTTTCCCTACTTGCTTGATCCTTGCGATGCTGCTGCTGGCGCCGGCGCGGGCGTGGTCCGACGAGCCGACCGACTCCGAGCCGCAACCGGCGGTGCGGGTGACCTTTAGCGACAAGGACGAGCAACGCACCATTACCGGGCGGGTGATCGTTCAGGACCAGGAAGGGGGGATGCTGCTCGAAGGGCAGGATGGTCGGCGGTGGGTGATCGAGGCGGCTAACGTGCTGAATCGCGAAGTGCTTGCGGCCGAGTTCACCCCGCTCACCCACGACCAACTCGCCGAGCAGACGCTCGCGGAACTGCCCGAGGGGTTCAGCGTTCATACGACTCCGCACTACGTGGTGTGCTTCAACACGAGCCGGGCGTTTGCTCAGTGGACCAGTTCGCTGCTCGAACGTTTGCATCGGGCGTTTACCAATTACTGGGAGAACCAAGGGTTCGAAGTGCGTGAGCCGGAGTTTCCGCTGGTGGTCATCATCTATGCCACAGCGGATCAGTATCGCGAAGCGAGTCGCGAAGAGCTGGGCTCAGCCGCTGGCAGTGTGATCGGCTATTACAACATGCTGTCGAATCATGTGACGATGTACGACCTGACCGGTGCCGAAGCCATGCGTGGCGACGATGCTGGCAGAGGTTCGCTGAAAGAGATCAATCGCATGCTCACGCAGCCGGCCGCGGTGCCGTTGGTGGCGACCGTCGTGCACGAGGCCACGCATCAGATCGCATTCAATTGTGGGCTTCAGGAGCGGCTGGCCGAGATGCCGCTGTGGTTGGTCGAAGGCATGGCGGTTTACTTTGAGGCTCCCGATCTCTCGAGCAGTCGTGGCTGGCGGGGCATCGGCAAAGTGAATTATCCTCGGCTGAGGACCTTCAAGCAAAACATGACCACCACTCGGCGGTTGTCGGTCGCCGACATGGTGGCCGACGACAAACGCTTCCGCGAGAGTCGCACCGCGGTCGATGCGTACGCCGATGCGTGGGCGTTGAACTACTACCTGATTCGCTACCAGCCCGACCAGTACGTTTCGTACATCCAGGCGATGAGCAAAAAGCTACCGCTGCTGCCGGAAACGCCGGAAGCTCGCAGAGAGGAGTTCCAGAAGCACTTTGGCGATATCGACGATCTCGAACGCGACTTCCTCAAACGCATGTCGCGACTGAAATAG
- the ribB gene encoding 3,4-dihydroxy-2-butanone-4-phosphate synthase codes for MPGRFTSIEEAIQAIGRGEIVVVVDAEDRENEGDFICAAEKVTPEIVNFMITHGKGQLCMPILPEVSERLNLPPIVKDNTAPLGTAYTIPVDHRTNRTGITASERATTIQAICDPKSVPEDFARPGHLAPLVAKEGGVLRRAGHTEAAVDLARLAGLMPAGVLCEILNATGDRANRDELVAVAEQFGLAMITIEDLISYRRVREKLVYRKAEAELPTRYGTGRIIAYGVQHETQEPVVYVVGDPTSVEAPLVRLHSSCFTGDLLESLRCDCGDQLHMALDMISREGCGVLVYLPQEGRGIGLVEKVKAYALQDQGMDTVEANVALGFKADPRDYGVGIQLLKDLGLRKIRLLTNNPKKTDAFIYGGFDLEVVDQIPIVSPTNKYNERYMATKRDKMGHQLPQ; via the coding sequence ATGCCCGGCAGATTCACCAGCATCGAGGAAGCCATCCAAGCCATAGGTCGTGGCGAGATCGTGGTGGTGGTGGACGCCGAGGACCGGGAGAACGAGGGAGACTTCATCTGCGCGGCAGAAAAAGTCACGCCCGAGATAGTGAACTTTATGATCACGCACGGCAAAGGGCAACTTTGCATGCCGATCCTGCCCGAGGTCAGCGAGCGGCTGAATCTGCCGCCGATCGTCAAGGACAACACCGCCCCGCTCGGCACCGCCTACACGATTCCCGTGGACCATCGGACCAACCGCACCGGCATCACCGCCTCGGAGCGGGCGACCACCATCCAGGCGATTTGCGATCCGAAAAGTGTGCCGGAAGACTTCGCCCGTCCTGGTCACTTAGCCCCCTTGGTCGCCAAGGAGGGGGGCGTGCTCCGCCGTGCCGGCCACACCGAGGCCGCAGTCGACCTGGCTCGGCTTGCAGGGCTCATGCCCGCTGGCGTGCTCTGCGAAATCCTCAACGCCACCGGCGATCGGGCCAATCGCGACGAGCTGGTAGCGGTCGCCGAACAGTTCGGCTTGGCGATGATCACCATCGAGGACCTGATCTCCTACCGACGGGTCCGCGAGAAGCTGGTGTACCGTAAGGCCGAGGCTGAATTGCCCACTCGCTATGGCACCGGCCGCATCATCGCCTACGGGGTGCAGCACGAGACGCAGGAACCAGTGGTCTACGTGGTCGGCGATCCGACGTCGGTCGAGGCCCCGCTGGTTCGTTTGCATTCTTCCTGCTTCACCGGCGACTTGCTTGAATCGCTCCGATGCGACTGCGGCGACCAACTGCACATGGCGCTCGACATGATCTCGCGCGAAGGCTGCGGGGTGCTGGTCTACTTGCCGCAGGAAGGTCGCGGCATTGGTCTGGTCGAAAAGGTAAAAGCCTACGCCTTACAGGATCAGGGGATGGACACGGTGGAAGCCAACGTTGCACTGGGCTTCAAGGCCGATCCCCGCGACTATGGCGTCGGCATTCAGCTGCTGAAGGACCTCGGACTGCGGAAGATCCGGCTGCTGACCAACAACCCCAAGAAGACCGACGCGTTCATCTACGGTGGCTTTGACCTTGAGGTGGTCGATCAGATTCCGATCGTCTCGCCGACCAACAAGTACAACGAACGCTACATGGCTACCAAACGCGACAAAATGGGCCATCAGTTGCCGCAATAG
- a CDS encoding LL-diaminopimelate aminotransferase: MADPYFQQLFADRIGGADYGKGTEIYKFEKIKRAKRQALADHPERALLDFGIGENDSMAPANVRQVMADEINKPENRGYADNGVIEFKQAVARFMHREFGVELDAATEVNHAIGSKPAYAMLPAAFINPGDVTLMTVPGYPVAGTHTRYYGGIVHKLPLLAENNFFPDLDGISPDILAKAKLLVINYPNSPTGKTATTEFYEKVVEFAKQHQIVVVQDAAHSMLSFDHPPTSFLSVPGAKEVGVEVHSMSKGFDMIGWRLGWVCGHPLIVQAFADVKDNSDSGQFIAIQKAAAAALDDASIPQQTREKYRRRMTKLVEVLKRCGFECSMPGGTYFLYTPAPKGLADGTTFENGEAASQYLIREQSICTVPWDDAGPYLRFSVTYVAADEAAEDALMAETEARLKSLAPVF, encoded by the coding sequence ATGGCCGATCCTTATTTTCAGCAGCTGTTCGCCGACCGCATCGGGGGTGCCGACTACGGTAAAGGCACCGAGATTTACAAGTTCGAGAAGATCAAGCGGGCCAAGCGACAAGCCTTGGCCGATCATCCCGAGCGGGCGCTGCTCGACTTCGGCATCGGCGAAAACGACTCCATGGCTCCGGCCAACGTGCGTCAGGTGATGGCCGACGAAATCAATAAGCCCGAAAACCGCGGCTATGCCGACAACGGGGTGATTGAGTTCAAGCAGGCCGTCGCCCGATTCATGCATCGCGAGTTCGGCGTCGAGCTCGATGCAGCAACCGAAGTAAATCACGCGATCGGGTCGAAGCCCGCCTACGCGATGCTACCGGCCGCGTTCATCAACCCAGGCGACGTCACCCTGATGACCGTGCCCGGTTACCCAGTGGCCGGCACCCACACTCGCTACTACGGCGGCATTGTCCACAAGCTGCCACTGCTGGCAGAGAACAACTTTTTCCCCGACCTCGATGGCATCTCGCCCGACATCCTGGCCAAGGCCAAGCTGCTGGTGATCAACTATCCCAACAGCCCGACCGGCAAGACAGCCACCACCGAGTTCTACGAAAAGGTCGTGGAGTTCGCCAAGCAGCACCAAATTGTCGTCGTGCAGGACGCAGCCCACTCGATGCTATCGTTCGACCATCCACCGACCAGCTTCCTGTCGGTGCCCGGCGCCAAAGAGGTCGGCGTCGAAGTCCACAGCATGTCGAAAGGCTTCGACATGATCGGTTGGCGTCTCGGCTGGGTCTGTGGTCATCCGCTCATCGTGCAGGCGTTTGCCGACGTGAAGGACAACAGCGACTCCGGTCAGTTCATCGCCATCCAGAAAGCAGCTGCCGCGGCGTTGGACGATGCTTCGATTCCTCAGCAAACTCGCGAAAAGTACCGTCGCCGGATGACGAAGCTGGTCGAGGTACTCAAGCGTTGTGGATTCGAATGCTCCATGCCCGGCGGCACTTACTTCCTGTACACACCGGCTCCTAAGGGGCTGGCCGATGGCACCACCTTCGAAAACGGCGAAGCCGCCAGTCAGTACCTGATCCGCGAGCAGTCGATCTGCACCGTGCCTTGGGACGACGCCGGCCCGTACTTGCGGTTCAGCGTGACCTACGTCGCTGCCGACGAAGCAGCCGAAGACGCCCTGATGGCGGAAACCGAAGCCCGTCTCAAGTCGCTGGCACCCGTGTTTTAA
- a CDS encoding FliM/FliN family flagellar motor C-terminal domain-containing protein, with product MSDLNADLVAQMLPVCEENADEIGAALMRGIDAEVTVAVGTPDTFNADQLPEGVDGPGLVMMMQFGDEAMAAILPEESGLLRGWVREPDITGEGMLNTLAQELSMLVVPDTMFSEKFGAMWVENLAQSLQDGELADGASLLPLELTQDGVTSQLMFLWPCAEPAKLLPPPKPKEEPAKAAEKAKEPPPPPPPPSPKSLTELPPYARHLLKISVPVSVRLVNKRLSVQEVLELGPGAMVSFDKSCDDTLELMVGDRIIARGAAVKVGEHFGLEVEEMTLPDEHFYTARR from the coding sequence ATGAGCGATCTGAACGCCGACCTTGTTGCCCAGATGCTGCCAGTCTGCGAAGAAAACGCCGACGAAATCGGTGCTGCCTTGATGCGCGGCATCGACGCCGAGGTAACCGTGGCAGTCGGCACGCCCGACACTTTCAACGCCGATCAGTTGCCCGAAGGGGTCGATGGCCCGGGCCTGGTCATGATGATGCAGTTCGGCGACGAGGCGATGGCCGCCATCCTGCCCGAAGAGTCGGGGCTGCTGCGGGGATGGGTCCGCGAGCCCGACATCACCGGCGAGGGAATGCTCAACACGTTGGCCCAAGAGCTCTCGATGCTCGTGGTGCCCGACACCATGTTCTCCGAGAAGTTCGGGGCGATGTGGGTCGAGAACCTCGCTCAGTCGCTGCAAGATGGCGAGCTGGCCGACGGGGCCTCGCTGCTTCCCTTGGAGCTGACTCAGGATGGGGTGACCTCGCAGCTGATGTTTCTCTGGCCTTGCGCCGAGCCAGCGAAGCTGCTGCCACCGCCGAAACCGAAGGAAGAGCCCGCTAAGGCCGCGGAAAAGGCCAAAGAGCCGCCACCACCTCCGCCGCCACCCTCGCCCAAGTCGCTTACCGAGCTGCCACCCTACGCCCGGCACTTGCTGAAGATCTCGGTGCCGGTCTCGGTGCGACTCGTCAATAAACGGCTTTCCGTGCAGGAAGTGCTGGAACTCGGCCCGGGTGCCATGGTGAGCTTCGACAAATCGTGCGACGACACGCTCGAACTGATGGTCGGCGACCGCATCATCGCTCGCGGAGCGGCCGTGAAGGTCGGCGAGCACTTCGGGCTGGAGGTCGAAGAGATGACGTTGCCCGACGAGCACTTCTACACTGCCCGACGGTAA
- a CDS encoding glycosyltransferase family 2 protein, with product MVESSQDTDTKVRSDLPGSSTDNQQREALTNETTKRMLSTLEVAEAGLEALEQHDEAAAREHDAASRRRTALKVSVLIPVYNEEETIRTIVDRVLATGVANEVVIVDDASTDGTRDVLVELGQRSNVQVLLHGYNKGKGAALHTALAHARGDIVLIQDADLEYDPTDYEKLIAPIRSGEADVVYGSRFLENAEQDPSWLHRFGNAALTWLSNATTGLRLTDMETCYKVFRKAAVRNMVLRETRFGFEPELTAKLARRKCRFLEVPIAYKSRGYDEGKKIHVRDGLRAIYCILRYWLLD from the coding sequence ATGGTTGAATCCTCTCAAGATACCGATACCAAAGTTCGCAGCGACCTGCCTGGTTCGTCGACCGACAACCAGCAGCGCGAGGCCCTGACGAACGAAACCACCAAGCGGATGCTCTCGACCCTGGAAGTGGCCGAAGCTGGTTTGGAGGCCCTTGAACAGCACGACGAAGCGGCCGCGCGGGAGCACGATGCCGCGAGTCGCCGGCGAACCGCGCTGAAAGTCAGCGTGCTGATTCCCGTGTACAACGAGGAGGAGACGATTCGCACGATTGTCGATCGTGTGCTTGCGACCGGCGTTGCCAACGAGGTGGTGATTGTCGACGATGCCAGCACCGATGGCACCCGCGACGTACTGGTCGAACTGGGCCAACGCTCGAACGTGCAAGTGTTGCTGCATGGCTACAACAAAGGCAAAGGGGCCGCCCTGCACACGGCGCTCGCCCACGCCCGCGGCGACATTGTGCTAATTCAAGATGCCGACCTGGAATACGATCCGACCGATTACGAGAAGCTTATCGCTCCAATCCGCTCGGGCGAAGCCGATGTGGTTTACGGTTCGCGATTCCTGGAGAACGCTGAGCAGGACCCCTCCTGGCTGCATCGCTTCGGCAATGCGGCGTTGACCTGGCTGTCGAACGCGACAACAGGATTGCGCCTGACCGATATGGAGACCTGCTACAAGGTGTTCCGCAAGGCAGCGGTCCGCAATATGGTGCTCCGAGAAACCCGGTTTGGCTTCGAGCCGGAGCTGACCGCCAAGCTGGCTCGCCGGAAGTGCCGATTCCTCGAGGTGCCGATTGCTTACAAAAGCCGCGGCTACGACGAGGGGAAGAAAATCCACGTTCGCGACGGCCTGCGAGCCATCTACTGCATCCTGCGATACTGGCTGCTTGACTGA
- the ilvB gene encoding biosynthetic-type acetolactate synthase large subunit, with translation MATEANPTTELTSGADIVVQSLVNHGVDTIFAYPGGCSMPLHQALTRFKDTLRTILPRHEQGGGFAAQGIARSTGKVGVCMATSGPGATNLVTALADAKLDSVPLVAITGQVTTKVIGSDAFQETPIVEVCRGITKHHYLVTDVNDVARVMKEAFLVASSGRPGPVLVDMPKDVLLDKCVPNYDVDIELPGFQLNNPKARPEQIKQIAAAIKRAKRPVIYAGGGVITGEASNELRELVKKTGIPITMTVMGLGVYPGTDELSLDMLGMHGSVYSNYAVDEADLLIALGVRFDDRVTGKVEEFCKHGKIIHIDIDAAELNKNKPAHIPVCSDVKFALTELNKIVEAPEDISDWVAKCKKWKKDEPFHYNQDYSGITQQHAIHTLWKMTHQLDPVITTGVGQHQMWAAQYYKFDKPRTWLSSSGLGTMGFGLPAAMGVQSQYPGRLVVDIDGDGSFLMNVQELATLSCEKLPVKVLLLNNQHLGMVVQWEDRFMQGNRAHTYLGPIDNPEWSGEGDGIGPMAQEHRFPNFVEIAKGFGCGSAYVEKKEDLEAALQEMIDYDGPYVLDVATPYQEHVLPMIPGGHTVKDMIKE, from the coding sequence ATGGCAACCGAGGCAAATCCAACGACCGAATTGACAAGTGGCGCGGACATCGTGGTTCAATCCCTCGTTAACCACGGCGTCGACACCATCTTTGCCTACCCTGGCGGTTGTAGTATGCCGCTGCACCAGGCACTCACGCGATTCAAAGACACCCTGCGCACCATCCTTCCCCGGCACGAGCAAGGGGGCGGTTTCGCCGCCCAAGGCATTGCTCGCAGCACCGGCAAGGTCGGCGTTTGCATGGCAACCAGCGGACCTGGGGCCACCAACCTGGTGACCGCGCTTGCCGATGCCAAGCTCGATAGCGTGCCGCTCGTCGCCATTACCGGCCAGGTGACCACCAAAGTGATCGGCAGCGACGCCTTTCAGGAAACTCCCATCGTGGAAGTTTGCCGCGGAATCACCAAACACCATTACCTGGTGACCGACGTGAACGACGTCGCCCGGGTGATGAAGGAAGCGTTCCTCGTCGCCAGCAGCGGCCGCCCGGGTCCTGTGTTGGTCGATATGCCGAAAGACGTGCTGCTCGACAAGTGCGTGCCGAACTACGATGTCGACATCGAGCTGCCGGGCTTCCAGCTGAACAACCCCAAGGCCCGTCCCGAGCAGATCAAGCAAATCGCCGCAGCCATCAAGCGAGCGAAGCGCCCTGTGATCTACGCCGGCGGCGGTGTGATTACCGGCGAAGCCTCCAACGAGCTTCGCGAACTGGTCAAGAAAACCGGCATTCCGATCACCATGACCGTCATGGGACTCGGCGTCTACCCCGGCACCGACGAACTGTCGCTCGACATGCTTGGCATGCACGGCAGCGTCTACTCGAACTACGCAGTCGACGAAGCCGATTTGCTGATCGCCCTCGGCGTGCGGTTCGACGATCGCGTGACCGGCAAGGTCGAAGAGTTCTGCAAGCATGGCAAGATCATTCATATCGATATCGACGCCGCGGAACTCAACAAAAACAAACCTGCTCACATTCCTGTTTGCAGCGACGTGAAGTTCGCCCTCACCGAGCTCAACAAGATTGTTGAAGCCCCCGAGGACATCAGCGACTGGGTCGCCAAGTGCAAGAAGTGGAAGAAGGACGAACCGTTCCACTACAACCAGGACTATTCTGGCATCACCCAGCAGCACGCCATCCACACGCTTTGGAAGATGACCCACCAGCTCGACCCGGTCATCACCACCGGCGTGGGGCAGCACCAAATGTGGGCAGCTCAGTACTACAAGTTCGACAAGCCAAGAACCTGGCTCTCGTCGAGCGGGCTCGGCACCATGGGCTTCGGCCTGCCAGCCGCGATGGGCGTGCAAAGCCAGTACCCAGGACGTTTGGTCGTCGACATCGACGGCGACGGCAGCTTCCTGATGAACGTGCAGGAACTCGCGACCCTTAGCTGCGAGAAGCTGCCGGTCAAAGTGTTGCTGCTCAACAACCAGCACCTCGGCATGGTCGTGCAGTGGGAAGACCGCTTCATGCAAGGCAACCGGGCGCACACCTACCTGGGACCAATCGACAACCCCGAGTGGTCCGGCGAAGGCGACGGCATCGGCCCGATGGCCCAGGAGCATCGCTTCCCGAACTTCGTCGAGATCGCCAAAGGCTTCGGCTGCGGGTCGGCCTACGTCGAGAAGAAGGAAGACCTCGAAGCCGCACTGCAGGAGATGATCGACTACGACGGCCCCTACGTGCTCGACGTCGCCACTCCATACCAGGAACACGTGCTCCCCATGATCCCCGGCGGTCACACCGTGAAGGACATGATCAAAGAGTAG